A section of the Streptomyces sp. SLBN-118 genome encodes:
- a CDS encoding RHS repeat-associated core domain-containing protein translates to MAPSGYDFAAQAKSAAARKPLEDRPDAKIDKVGVLKSGTSKAPKDKAAPASTQTRERLKKAAWPKAGKSTAAVSATGAASVTVGGLGVKLTQEPAAPAPKSAKNKVAAKATGPAEKVVLSVHAQSAARKAGVNGVLLTVDPAGAAKDSTGDTDKLRVSLDYSSFNDVYGGNFGPRLRLVTLPACALTTPQKKVCRTQTPVAGADNDAESQTLTGTVSARSLSAGTPMLLAAAAGSSGGGSDYSATPLSPTATWEAGGSTGDFTWNYPLRVPPATAGPSPNLSISYSSGSVDGRTAGENNQTSVIGEGFSMTESYVERKYASCKDDGQAGKGDQCWKYANATLVLNGKAVELVNTCADKTACDTAALSQASGGSWKVKNEDGSRVEHLTGATGNGDDNTEYWKVTDASGTQYFFGKHRLPGWSDKGTTDTADDDPVTNSVWTLPVFGDDSGEPCYKSTGFADSFCTQAWRWNLDYVVDTHGNASTYWYSKETNYYSKNADTTVNGTAYIRGGYLNRIDYGLRSDLLYSKPAAQQVRFTYAERCLTSCTSLTSTTKANWPDVPFDMICASGTKCTTQIGPSFFTRKRLTDVTTSVWTGTGTTQRDVDTWHLEQDFPDTGDASSPSLWLKSIQNTGKANTTAAAMPPIVFGGIQLSNHVEGSGPDTLRYIKWRVRTIKTETGSTLTVNYSDPDCIWGSSMPANLDKNTRRCYPVKWSQSGATPVTDWFHKYVVTSTFQDDPYGHGDTGETYYDYQGGAGWGYADDEGLTKASNRTWSQWRGYGKVVQTSGDSEGPRSKKQTLYMRGLNGEKELDGTARVEKVTDSTGTAIDDSRQYAGFVRETIVYNGAEEVSGTINTPWSYKTGSHAYSWGTTESWIVQAGETTTRTKISTGTRTVKQTTTYDTTYGMPLTVEDSGDTGKTGDETCTRTSYARNTSAWLVNKVSRVEVYSVGCTAIPTAPGDVVSDVTTAYDGQAVGVAPTKGEITASYRVASYDQVTKAPVYQQVSSSTFDKLGRPLTATNALGRTVKTTYVPDDTGYGPLTSKTTTDPKLYSSTTVVDPAWGTATKTTDANGNVTEWSLDALGRVRSVWKPDRSRALGDAATLVYAYSINNDKETWVRTDALKADGQTYNSSYEIFDGLLRSRQKQVPAPNGGRVISESLYDDRGLAYIANEQVHDNLAPSGTLANTYPGSVPASTETVYDAVGRATESIFRVYDQEKWRTRTEYQGDRTAVTAAAGGTGTLSITDARGRITERREYGGPVPTGTDYTRTLFEHDPSGRLTKMTGTDNAVWSYGYDLRGRKTTSTDPDKGTVTTTYNDADQPVTTTTTLEQITRTLITDYDELGRKIGTWDGAKDNAHQLTKFTYDSLAKGQVTAAIRYVGGTTGKIYSQVVTGYDSLGRPKGTKTVIAATDPLVAAGAPQTFTTSSVYNRDGTVQSTSMPAVAGLPAETVANSYNGLGMLTGTDGMTDYVQNIGYSPYGEIEETRLGTSTGAKQLQILNRYEDGTRRLSNMHTVDQTNAGYTSDVDYVYDATGNVKSITDGASGKDTQCFDYDGYRRLTEAWTPSSNDCATSRSASTLGGPAPYWTSWAYKPGGLRDTQTEHKATGDTTTTYGYPAVNATGAGQPHSLTSLTVDGGTAKSLTYDEQGNTTKRYSPTGTAQSLTWDIEGELTRLTEGTKTTDYLNDANGNLLIRRGIGQTVLYLAGQELHYDTAANKFTAQRYYPAGDVTAVRTETGLSWMVDDHHGTASMTVDATTQAVTRRYTKPFGETRGESPSAWPDDKGFLGKPADADTGLTHIGAREYDPATGRFLSVDPVLVPEDHQSMNGYAYANNTPVTKTDPTGLRPITDCERGCSDGKGGTYHDYMTMGPNGTWVYHSTQTYTTKVPGTSNTYISATVTTRAGRTTSVDVAVFKKPSFKKGPNPEPERKEGKKSKVMDLSAQELVMLWAKGGPSEITLPPDGEFVRQLRTEDHFRSFIRKMQGMIKDGVYTAKGSFDKSHADRSDSEKIWEGLTDFTGFLTEGIYGASPASMALGSYNLDYELLGVACEPPRTDSEWDHGALVGQAKVSISNTMTVASATRSLSDDGYKNGSSNPVMKAGSEVAKQIWPDGQTDITVKINWIEEIYVPY, encoded by the coding sequence GTGGCTCCGTCGGGCTACGACTTCGCCGCGCAGGCCAAGTCCGCGGCGGCCCGCAAGCCACTGGAGGACAGGCCCGACGCGAAGATCGACAAGGTGGGCGTGCTCAAGTCCGGCACGTCCAAGGCCCCGAAGGACAAAGCCGCTCCCGCTTCCACCCAGACCCGTGAGCGGCTGAAGAAGGCCGCATGGCCGAAGGCCGGGAAGTCCACTGCCGCCGTCTCGGCGACCGGCGCGGCCTCCGTCACCGTCGGTGGGCTCGGCGTGAAGCTGACCCAGGAGCCCGCCGCCCCGGCACCCAAGTCGGCGAAGAACAAGGTGGCGGCCAAGGCCACCGGTCCGGCCGAGAAGGTGGTGCTCAGCGTCCACGCCCAGTCGGCCGCGAGGAAGGCGGGCGTCAACGGCGTTCTCCTCACCGTCGATCCGGCCGGTGCCGCAAAGGATTCCACCGGCGACACCGACAAGCTCCGGGTCTCCCTGGACTACTCCTCCTTCAACGACGTCTACGGCGGCAACTTCGGCCCCCGTCTGCGCCTGGTCACGCTCCCGGCGTGTGCGCTGACCACCCCTCAGAAGAAGGTGTGCCGCACCCAGACCCCGGTGGCCGGCGCGGACAACGACGCGGAGTCCCAGACCCTGACGGGCACGGTCTCCGCCCGCTCCCTCTCAGCAGGCACTCCGATGCTGCTAGCAGCGGCGGCCGGCAGTTCGGGCGGCGGAAGCGACTACAGCGCCACCCCGCTGTCCCCGACCGCGACCTGGGAGGCCGGCGGCAGCACGGGTGACTTCACCTGGAACTACCCGCTGCGGGTTCCCCCGGCGACGGCCGGCCCGTCCCCGAACCTCTCGATCTCCTACAGCTCCGGGTCGGTGGACGGCCGCACGGCCGGGGAGAACAACCAGACTTCGGTGATCGGCGAGGGCTTCTCGATGACCGAGTCCTACGTCGAGCGCAAGTACGCCTCCTGCAAGGACGACGGCCAGGCCGGCAAGGGCGACCAGTGCTGGAAGTACGCCAACGCCACCCTCGTCCTCAACGGCAAAGCCGTCGAACTGGTCAACACCTGCGCGGACAAGACCGCCTGCGACACCGCCGCCCTGTCCCAGGCGTCCGGCGGCAGTTGGAAGGTGAAGAATGAAGACGGCTCCCGCGTCGAGCACCTGACCGGTGCCACCGGCAACGGGGACGACAACACCGAGTACTGGAAGGTCACGGACGCCTCCGGCACCCAGTACTTCTTCGGCAAGCACCGCCTGCCCGGCTGGAGCGACAAGGGCACTACCGACACCGCCGACGACGACCCGGTCACCAACTCGGTGTGGACGCTGCCGGTCTTCGGTGACGACTCCGGCGAGCCCTGCTACAAGTCCACCGGTTTCGCCGACTCCTTCTGTACGCAGGCGTGGCGCTGGAACCTGGACTACGTCGTGGACACCCACGGCAACGCCTCCACGTACTGGTACAGCAAGGAGACGAACTACTACTCCAAGAACGCCGACACCACCGTCAACGGCACCGCCTACATCCGGGGCGGCTACCTCAACCGCATCGACTACGGCCTGCGCAGCGATCTGCTCTACAGCAAGCCCGCCGCGCAGCAGGTCCGCTTCACCTACGCCGAGCGCTGCCTGACCTCGTGCACGAGCCTGACGTCGACGACGAAGGCCAACTGGCCCGACGTGCCTTTCGACATGATCTGCGCGTCCGGCACCAAGTGCACCACGCAGATCGGCCCGTCCTTCTTCACCCGCAAGCGCCTCACCGACGTCACCACCTCGGTGTGGACGGGCACCGGCACCACCCAGCGGGATGTGGACACCTGGCACCTGGAGCAGGACTTCCCCGACACCGGTGACGCCTCCTCGCCGAGCCTGTGGCTGAAGTCCATCCAGAACACCGGCAAGGCCAACACCACCGCGGCCGCGATGCCGCCGATCGTCTTCGGCGGCATCCAGCTGTCCAACCACGTCGAGGGCAGCGGTCCGGACACCCTGCGCTACATCAAGTGGCGCGTGCGCACCATCAAGACCGAGACCGGCTCGACCCTCACCGTCAACTACTCCGACCCCGACTGCATCTGGGGTTCGAGCATGCCGGCGAACCTCGACAAGAACACCCGCCGCTGCTACCCGGTCAAGTGGTCCCAGTCCGGGGCGACCCCGGTCACCGACTGGTTCCACAAGTACGTGGTCACGTCCACCTTCCAGGACGACCCCTACGGCCACGGCGACACCGGCGAGACGTACTACGACTACCAGGGCGGCGCCGGCTGGGGCTACGCCGACGACGAGGGCCTGACCAAGGCGTCCAACCGCACCTGGTCTCAGTGGCGCGGCTATGGCAAGGTCGTGCAGACCTCCGGCGACTCCGAGGGCCCGCGCAGCAAGAAGCAGACGCTCTACATGCGCGGCCTGAACGGCGAGAAGGAACTCGACGGCACCGCACGGGTGGAGAAGGTCACCGACTCCACCGGCACCGCCATTGACGACTCCCGCCAGTACGCCGGCTTCGTCCGCGAGACCATCGTCTACAACGGCGCCGAAGAAGTCAGCGGCACCATCAACACCCCGTGGTCCTACAAGACCGGCAGCCACGCATACAGCTGGGGCACCACCGAGTCCTGGATCGTCCAGGCCGGCGAGACCACCACCCGCACCAAAATCTCCACTGGTACCCGCACGGTCAAGCAGACGACCACCTACGACACCACGTACGGCATGCCGCTCACCGTGGAGGACAGCGGCGACACCGGCAAGACCGGCGACGAGACCTGCACCCGCACCAGCTACGCCCGCAACACCTCGGCCTGGCTGGTGAACAAGGTCAGCCGCGTCGAGGTCTACTCCGTCGGCTGCACGGCCATTCCGACGGCCCCCGGCGACGTCGTCTCCGATGTCACCACGGCCTACGACGGCCAGGCGGTCGGCGTGGCGCCCACCAAGGGCGAGATCACCGCCTCCTACCGGGTCGCCAGCTACGACCAGGTGACCAAGGCACCCGTCTACCAGCAGGTCTCCAGCTCCACCTTCGACAAGCTGGGCCGCCCGCTCACAGCGACCAACGCCCTGGGCCGCACAGTCAAGACCACCTACGTCCCCGACGACACCGGCTACGGCCCGCTGACGTCCAAGACCACCACCGACCCCAAGCTGTACTCCTCCACCACCGTGGTGGATCCGGCCTGGGGCACGGCCACCAAGACCACCGACGCCAACGGCAACGTCACCGAGTGGTCCCTGGACGCGCTTGGCCGTGTGCGCTCGGTCTGGAAGCCGGACCGCTCCCGCGCGCTCGGCGACGCGGCCACCCTGGTCTACGCGTACAGCATCAACAACGACAAGGAGACTTGGGTCCGCACCGACGCCCTCAAGGCGGACGGACAGACCTACAACAGCTCCTACGAGATCTTCGACGGGCTGCTGCGGTCCCGCCAGAAGCAGGTCCCCGCGCCGAACGGCGGCCGGGTGATCTCCGAGAGCCTTTACGACGACCGGGGTTTGGCGTACATCGCCAACGAGCAGGTCCACGACAACCTCGCCCCGTCGGGCACCCTGGCCAACACGTACCCCGGCTCCGTCCCCGCCTCCACCGAGACGGTCTACGACGCCGTCGGCCGCGCCACCGAATCGATCTTCCGGGTATACGACCAGGAGAAGTGGCGCACCAGGACCGAGTACCAGGGGGACCGCACCGCCGTCACCGCCGCCGCGGGCGGCACCGGCACCCTGAGCATCACCGACGCCCGCGGCCGAATCACCGAGCGCCGCGAGTACGGCGGCCCCGTCCCAACCGGCACGGACTACACCCGCACCCTCTTCGAGCACGACCCGTCAGGCCGGCTGACGAAGATGACGGGTACGGACAACGCCGTCTGGTCGTACGGCTACGACCTGCGCGGCCGCAAGACCACCTCCACCGACCCCGACAAGGGGACCGTCACCACCACCTACAACGACGCCGACCAGCCGGTGACCACCACCACGACCCTGGAGCAGATCACCCGCACGCTGATCACCGACTACGACGAGCTCGGTCGCAAGATCGGCACCTGGGACGGGGCGAAGGACAACGCCCACCAGCTCACCAAGTTCACCTACGACTCCCTCGCCAAAGGACAGGTGACCGCGGCCATCCGGTACGTAGGCGGCACCACCGGCAAGATCTACTCCCAGGTCGTCACCGGCTACGACAGCCTCGGCCGCCCCAAGGGCACCAAGACCGTCATCGCCGCCACTGACCCCCTGGTCGCCGCGGGCGCGCCGCAGACGTTCACCACCTCCTCCGTCTACAACAGGGACGGCACCGTCCAGTCGACCTCGATGCCTGCGGTGGCCGGCCTGCCCGCGGAAACCGTGGCCAACAGCTACAACGGCCTCGGCATGCTCACCGGCACCGACGGCATGACGGACTACGTCCAGAACATCGGCTACTCCCCGTACGGTGAGATCGAGGAGACCCGCCTGGGCACCTCCACCGGTGCCAAGCAGCTCCAGATCCTCAACCGCTACGAGGACGGCACCCGCCGCCTGTCCAACATGCACACCGTCGACCAGACCAACGCCGGTTACACGAGCGACGTCGACTACGTCTACGACGCCACCGGCAATGTCAAGTCGATCACCGACGGCGCGAGCGGCAAGGACACCCAGTGCTTCGACTACGACGGCTACCGCCGCCTGACCGAGGCCTGGACCCCGTCCTCCAACGACTGCGCCACCTCCCGCTCGGCGTCCACCCTCGGTGGCCCGGCCCCGTACTGGACCAGCTGGGCCTACAAGCCCGGCGGCCTGCGCGACACCCAGACCGAGCACAAGGCCACCGGTGACACCACGACCACCTACGGCTACCCCGCCGTCAACGCCACCGGCGCCGGCCAGCCCCACAGCCTGACCTCGCTCACCGTCGACGGCGGCACCGCCAAGTCCCTGACGTACGACGAGCAGGGCAACACCACCAAGCGCTACAGCCCCACCGGCACAGCACAGAGCCTCACCTGGGACATCGAAGGAGAACTCACCCGCCTCACCGAAGGCACCAAGACCACCGACTACCTCAATGACGCCAACGGCAACCTCCTGATCCGCCGCGGCATCGGCCAGACCGTCCTCTACCTGGCCGGTCAGGAACTCCACTACGACACGGCCGCCAACAAGTTCACCGCCCAGCGCTACTACCCGGCCGGTGACGTCACCGCCGTCCGCACCGAGACCGGTCTGTCCTGGATGGTCGACGACCACCACGGCACCGCCTCGATGACGGTGGACGCCACCACCCAAGCCGTCACCCGCCGCTACACCAAGCCCTTCGGCGAGACCCGCGGCGAGAGCCCCTCGGCCTGGCCCGACGACAAGGGCTTCCTCGGCAAACCCGCCGATGCCGACACCGGACTCACCCACATCGGCGCCCGCGAGTACGACCCGGCCACCGGACGCTTCCTCTCCGTCGACCCGGTCCTGGTTCCTGAGGACCACCAGTCCATGAACGGCTACGCCTACGCCAACAACACGCCCGTTACCAAGACCGACCCCACCGGCCTGCGGCCCATCACGGACTGCGAACGCGGGTGCAGCGACGGCAAGGGCGGCACCTACCACGACTACATGACGATGGGCCCGAACGGGACGTGGGTCTACCACTCCACCCAGACCTATACGACCAAGGTCCCGGGCACCTCCAACACGTACATCAGCGCCACGGTGACCACCCGCGCCGGCCGGACGACCTCCGTCGACGTCGCCGTCTTCAAGAAGCCGAGCTTCAAGAAGGGGCCAAACCCCGAGCCGGAGCGCAAGGAGGGCAAGAAGAGCAAGGTCATGGACCTCTCCGCCCAAGAGCTGGTCATGTTGTGGGCGAAGGGCGGACCGTCCGAGATCACCCTGCCGCCGGACGGCGAGTTCGTCCGGCAGCTGCGCACGGAGGACCACTTCCGGTCCTTCATCCGCAAGATGCAGGGCATGATCAAGGACGGCGTGTACACGGCGAAGGGATCGTTCGACAAGTCGCACGCCGACCGCAGCGACAGCGAGAAGATCTGGGAAGGCCTCACGGACTTCACCGGGTTCCTCACCGAGGGCATCTACGGGGCCAGCCCCGCGAGCATGGCGCTCGGTTCCTACAACCTCGACTACGAGCTGCTCGGGGTGGCCTGCGAGCCGCCCAGGACGGACTCGGAGTGGGACCACGGAGCCCTGGTCGGCCAGGCGAAGGTGTCGATCTCCAACACCATGACGGTAGCCTCGGCGACGCGCAGCCTCTCGGACGACGGATACAAGAACGGCAGCTCCAATCCGGTCATGAAGGCGGGCTCGGAAGTCGCGAAGCAGATCTGGCCCGACGGTCAGACGGACATCACCGTGAAGATCAACTGGATCGAGGAAATCTATGTGCCGTACTAG
- a CDS encoding LamG domain-containing protein, whose translation MVGGGATPALADDGATSVAADKTPESEASALAAKTGKRVAVDTATTESSQVFANPDGTFTQETNAAPVRARKDDGAWAPIDTTLVRDADGSVRAKNTTADLTFSGGGSGKGLVTLQDEGQELKLGWPTALPKPGLDGDTATYAGVLPDVDLKLTALSTGYTSVLVVKTAEAAKNPALATIRMSVSGVGLDIAPTADGGFVARDGDGTPVFESPAGRMWDSAGDTPAATGVTTQLARTASSTEAEAEGEPETTEAAPLPAAEGEPIPSEGPGSGDAEAELPLRVTDTTLEITPDPALLHGEDTVFPLYIDPPTKGIALGDWTALASNGTKYWEFSGDKGVGRCSNYAGYLCSSSPYTQRMYFEYPLSSIHGKKVLDATLEVYQVWTFTCDPHWYDLTRVDKGISSSTTWSTRPTGVDLMGDRNVAYGRGTLCSPSQPADWVRFSDNVSGGETNENLTTTLASYAANKQAEITFSLTAHDESDAAAWARFRNDAKLSVTYISYPSAPTEAKVQDGTSGKACGTSTVPQVTGDTTPKVYGTVQSVDGSQAQLRAMFEIWKADGSSRAWWAISPDGAWVADNAVRDATSSALAPQTDYKLRAKTQAYYMTDRGVSGVLDSAWSSWCYFRVDTDSPPPPVLSSSDGRYQPAETGQGSDGVGVTGEFLFTPADTDPAVAGIQSDVVSYKWRLNSGEVSAPITVPKGTAGKANITPNQVGENTIQVWGYDAAGHSSLTGYYSFLVNAGAKPSGVWHFDGNGNDSTTTATPHPLSNGSGASYNAPGRGGPASLKLDGTTGYAQSSGPVVDTTKSFSVSAWVRLSDVSRSQTVISQQATTLSGFALHYSATSKRFAFSRYNSDVATPTASRSTSLAAPGAGVWTHLTGVYDAVGQTVQLYVNGRPQGAPVAFTTPWAATGPLQIGRFHNSVGYVEYFNGLIDEVHVWSRVLADAEVVQDARFEDEDLSDGSSGDPVPALVAKWDATDTVNATGTTIKDNTSGFGRDLNLSGATLAQITTGADPDTGETGTTRQTMQLNGTSAYASATGPIVDDTGSFTATAWVTLDPAKFADTTKSYAVQVFGQSGATQSSWGVWYEQPAGSSQGRWTFGRPDKDGTGAIWTKNESDAVNAAQLNGAPVMLTVVYDAQTAVDTPSGPMLGSLILYVDSARMGAEDGVSFPAPWQGSGAFEVGRAKIDGVATRYFPGTVDSVRVWSGATPTSVIADRWNTEQ comes from the coding sequence ATGGTCGGGGGCGGGGCGACTCCGGCGCTCGCCGATGACGGGGCGACCTCGGTAGCGGCTGACAAGACTCCGGAGTCGGAGGCGAGTGCTCTCGCGGCGAAGACTGGCAAGCGGGTGGCCGTGGACACGGCGACCACCGAGTCGTCGCAGGTCTTCGCCAATCCGGACGGCACCTTCACGCAGGAGACGAACGCGGCTCCGGTCCGTGCCCGGAAGGACGACGGCGCCTGGGCACCCATCGACACGACCCTCGTGCGCGATGCCGACGGCTCCGTACGGGCGAAGAACACGACGGCGGATCTCACCTTCTCGGGCGGCGGCAGCGGGAAGGGCCTGGTCACGCTGCAGGACGAGGGGCAGGAGCTGAAGCTCGGCTGGCCCACCGCGCTCCCCAAGCCCGGACTCGACGGCGACACCGCAACCTACGCCGGAGTCCTCCCGGACGTCGATCTGAAGCTGACCGCGCTGAGCACCGGCTACACCTCAGTGCTCGTGGTCAAGACTGCAGAGGCGGCGAAGAACCCGGCGCTCGCGACGATCAGGATGTCCGTCTCCGGGGTCGGCCTGGACATCGCCCCGACGGCTGACGGGGGTTTCGTCGCGCGCGACGGCGACGGCACCCCGGTCTTCGAGAGCCCGGCGGGGCGAATGTGGGACTCGGCCGGTGACACCCCGGCCGCGACCGGCGTCACCACGCAACTCGCCCGCACTGCTTCTTCGACAGAGGCAGAGGCCGAGGGTGAGCCGGAGACGACGGAGGCGGCCCCACTGCCCGCAGCCGAGGGCGAACCGATCCCTTCGGAGGGTCCTGGCAGCGGTGACGCGGAGGCCGAGCTCCCGCTCAGGGTCACCGACACCACCCTGGAGATCACGCCCGATCCGGCCCTGCTCCACGGCGAGGACACCGTCTTCCCGCTCTACATCGACCCGCCGACCAAGGGCATCGCGCTGGGCGACTGGACCGCTCTCGCCTCTAACGGCACCAAGTACTGGGAGTTCAGCGGGGACAAGGGCGTGGGGCGCTGCTCCAACTACGCCGGCTACCTCTGCTCCAGCAGCCCGTACACCCAGCGCATGTACTTCGAGTACCCGCTGTCGTCGATCCACGGCAAGAAGGTCCTGGACGCGACGCTTGAGGTGTACCAGGTGTGGACTTTCACCTGCGATCCGCACTGGTATGACCTGACCCGCGTGGACAAGGGCATCTCCTCCAGCACCACCTGGTCGACCCGCCCCACGGGGGTGGACCTGATGGGCGACCGGAATGTCGCTTACGGGCGGGGCACCTTGTGCAGCCCTTCTCAGCCGGCGGACTGGGTGCGCTTCAGCGACAACGTCTCCGGCGGGGAGACCAACGAGAACCTGACGACCACCCTCGCGTCCTACGCCGCTAACAAGCAGGCTGAGATCACCTTTTCGCTGACCGCGCATGACGAGTCCGACGCCGCCGCTTGGGCACGGTTCCGCAATGACGCGAAGCTGTCGGTGACGTACATCTCGTACCCCTCGGCGCCGACCGAGGCGAAGGTCCAGGACGGCACGAGCGGCAAGGCGTGCGGGACTTCCACCGTGCCGCAGGTCACCGGCGACACCACCCCGAAGGTGTATGGCACGGTGCAGTCGGTGGACGGATCGCAGGCGCAACTGCGTGCGATGTTCGAGATCTGGAAGGCGGACGGCTCCAGCCGTGCCTGGTGGGCGATCTCTCCCGACGGCGCCTGGGTGGCGGACAACGCGGTGCGTGACGCCACGTCCTCCGCGCTCGCCCCGCAGACGGACTACAAACTGCGGGCCAAGACACAGGCGTACTACATGACTGACCGTGGTGTGTCAGGAGTTCTTGACTCAGCCTGGTCCTCTTGGTGCTACTTCCGGGTGGACACCGATTCCCCGCCGCCTCCGGTGCTGTCCAGCTCGGACGGCCGCTACCAGCCTGCTGAGACGGGCCAGGGATCGGATGGTGTGGGTGTGACGGGCGAGTTCCTGTTCACGCCGGCTGACACAGACCCCGCTGTGGCTGGCATCCAGTCGGACGTCGTCAGCTACAAGTGGCGCCTGAACAGCGGCGAGGTGTCCGCGCCGATCACCGTTCCGAAGGGCACGGCCGGAAAGGCGAACATCACTCCGAACCAGGTCGGTGAGAACACCATCCAGGTCTGGGGCTACGACGCGGCCGGCCACAGCTCGCTCACCGGCTACTACAGCTTTCTCGTCAACGCTGGTGCGAAGCCCTCGGGTGTGTGGCACTTCGACGGCAACGGCAACGATTCCACGACCACAGCCACGCCCCATCCGCTGTCCAACGGATCAGGGGCCTCGTACAACGCTCCCGGCCGTGGAGGACCGGCTTCGCTGAAGCTGGACGGCACCACGGGCTATGCCCAGTCGTCGGGGCCGGTGGTGGACACGACCAAGTCGTTCAGCGTCTCCGCCTGGGTCCGGCTCTCGGACGTCTCCCGCAGCCAGACCGTTATCTCTCAGCAAGCCACTACGCTGTCGGGTTTCGCGCTGCACTACTCGGCCACAAGCAAGCGTTTCGCCTTCTCCCGCTACAACAGTGATGTCGCTACCCCGACGGCGAGCCGCTCTACCTCCCTCGCTGCCCCTGGGGCAGGGGTGTGGACCCACCTCACCGGTGTTTACGACGCTGTGGGCCAGACAGTGCAGCTGTATGTGAACGGCCGTCCCCAGGGAGCGCCTGTGGCCTTCACCACGCCCTGGGCGGCGACCGGACCGCTCCAGATCGGCAGGTTCCACAACAGTGTTGGCTACGTCGAGTACTTCAACGGGCTCATCGACGAGGTCCACGTCTGGTCCCGGGTCCTCGCTGATGCGGAGGTCGTCCAGGACGCCCGCTTCGAGGACGAGGACCTCAGCGACGGCAGTTCCGGCGATCCGGTGCCGGCGCTCGTCGCCAAGTGGGATGCCACCGACACGGTGAACGCGACCGGCACCACGATCAAGGACAACACCAGCGGCTTCGGCCGCGATCTGAACCTCAGCGGGGCAACGCTGGCCCAGATCACGACCGGTGCAGACCCGGACACCGGCGAGACCGGCACGACCAGGCAGACGATGCAGCTGAACGGCACAAGCGCCTATGCCTCGGCGACCGGACCGATCGTGGACGACACCGGCTCGTTCACGGCGACCGCCTGGGTGACGCTGGACCCCGCCAAGTTCGCCGACACCACCAAGTCGTACGCGGTGCAGGTGTTCGGGCAGTCCGGGGCGACCCAGTCTTCATGGGGCGTTTGGTACGAGCAGCCGGCCGGGAGCAGTCAGGGGCGCTGGACCTTCGGCCGCCCGGACAAGGACGGCACCGGTGCGATCTGGACGAAGAACGAGTCCGACGCAGTCAACGCTGCTCAACTCAACGGCGCTCCCGTCATGCTGACGGTCGTGTACGACGCGCAGACGGCAGTCGACACCCCCAGCGGCCCGATGCTCGGTTCGCTCATCCTCTACGTCGACAGCGCACGCATGGGCGCCGAGGACGGCGTGTCCTTCCCGGCTCCATGGCAGGGCAGTGGGGCATTCGAGGTCGGCCGGGCGAAGATCGACGGGGTTGCCACGCGCTACTTCCCCGGAACGGTCGACAGCGTCCGCGTCTGGTCCGGCGCTACGCCCACCAGCGTGATCGCCGACCGCTGGAATACCGAGCAGTAG
- a CDS encoding ROK family transcriptional regulator — protein MNDRAALDLLLEHGPLSRTKIGKLTGLSKPTASQLLARLESAGLVVATGTTEGRPGPNAQLYAVNARAAFAAGLDVTPQRIHAAVADVTGATVGEFELPTPGRRAESVVRQVTEALDGAVKAAGVTRSDVHRLVIGTPGAFDPSTGRLRYASHLPGWHSPTLLDELAAVLPMPVEYENDVNLVAVAEQRLGAAHGHENFVLLWNQEGLGAAVVIGGRLHRGFTGGAGEVGFLPVPGTPLVRQVTKANSGGFQELAGAQALPRLAREFGVQGVGHGPHAEVAASLVARAAEADSGPYRKLLDAYATGLATGLASMVAVLDPELVVLSGDVIAAGGEPLRERVQAELTELAAPRPRLVLGSVQEHPVLRGALESALATTRDEVFDTSR, from the coding sequence ATGAACGACCGGGCCGCGCTCGATCTGCTGCTTGAGCACGGGCCCCTGTCCCGCACCAAGATAGGGAAGCTGACCGGCCTCTCCAAGCCCACCGCGTCGCAGCTGCTCGCCCGCCTCGAATCCGCCGGGCTCGTCGTCGCCACCGGGACCACCGAGGGGCGGCCCGGGCCCAATGCGCAGCTGTACGCCGTCAACGCTCGCGCCGCCTTCGCCGCCGGGCTCGACGTGACGCCGCAGCGCATTCACGCCGCCGTCGCCGATGTCACCGGTGCCACCGTCGGGGAGTTCGAGCTGCCGACCCCGGGGCGGCGGGCCGAGAGTGTCGTACGGCAGGTCACCGAGGCGCTCGACGGGGCCGTGAAGGCCGCCGGGGTGACACGGTCCGATGTGCACCGGCTCGTGATCGGTACGCCCGGTGCCTTCGATCCGTCCACCGGGCGGCTGCGCTACGCCTCCCACCTGCCCGGCTGGCACTCCCCCACGCTCCTCGACGAGCTGGCCGCGGTGCTGCCCATGCCCGTCGAGTACGAGAACGACGTCAACCTGGTCGCGGTCGCCGAGCAGCGCCTGGGCGCCGCGCACGGGCACGAGAACTTCGTGCTGCTGTGGAACCAGGAGGGCCTCGGTGCCGCCGTCGTCATCGGCGGGCGCCTCCACAGGGGCTTCACCGGCGGTGCCGGGGAGGTCGGTTTTCTGCCCGTGCCCGGCACCCCGCTGGTGCGGCAGGTGACCAAGGCCAACAGCGGCGGCTTCCAGGAGCTGGCCGGTGCCCAGGCGCTGCCCCGCCTGGCGCGCGAGTTCGGGGTCCAGGGCGTCGGTCACGGACCGCACGCCGAGGTCGCCGCCTCTCTCGTCGCGCGGGCGGCAGAGGCCGACTCGGGACCGTACCGCAAGCTGCTCGACGCCTACGCGACCGGTCTCGCGACCGGTCTGGCCTCCATGGTCGCCGTACTCGACCCCGAACTCGTCGTCCTCTCCGGCGATGTGATTGCCGCCGGCGGGGAGCCCCTGCGCGAACGCGTGCAGGCGGAGCTCACCGAACTGGCCGCACCCCGGCCCCGTCTCGTACTCGGTTCCGTACAAGAACACCCCGTCCTGCGCGGCGCGTTGGAGAGCGCGCTGGCCACGACGCGCGACGAAGTCTTCGACACCTCCCGCTGA